Proteins encoded by one window of Aspergillus puulaauensis MK2 DNA, chromosome 4, nearly complete sequence:
- a CDS encoding uncharacterized protein (COG:S;~EggNog:ENOG410Q28G) codes for MSQTQGHGSTPSGNQPTTSTRGGASAFPTPANNAGGGSGWGDSGFFKGGMDSSSNRLSSSAGESSPTKISSTSGGMSSISEQKAAGEESYRHDLEEAGGVPSAEESNAAAGFMAHKPGGSDTLPGWETAKGAFNSVMGNE; via the exons ATGTCCCAAACACAAGGCCACGGCTCAACCCCCTCGGGCAACCAGccaacaacatccacccGCGGCGGCGCCAGCGCCTTTCCCACCCCAGCCAACAACGCCGGTGGAGGAAGCGGCTGGGGCGATAGCGGGTTTTTTAAGGGTGGAATGGACAGCTCT AGCAACCGGCTCTCTAGCTCCGCCGGCGAATCCAGTCCCACAAAGATCTCTAGCACCTCAGGCGGAATGTCATCCATTTCAGAGCAAAAGGCCGCTGGCGAAGAGAGCTATCGGCATGACCTTGAGGAGGCGGGCGGGGTGCCCAGCGCTGAAGAGTCGAATGCTGCTGCGGGTTTCATGGCTCATAAGCCTGGTGGATCGGATACGTTGCCTGGGTGGGAGACGGCAAAGGGGGCTTTTAATAG TGTTATGGGGAATGAGTAG